From a region of the Actinomadura luzonensis genome:
- a CDS encoding VOC family protein encodes MSGIAEFRTVVLDTPDPKGLAEFYSKLLGWPITSVEDDWVVISDGGAPKRLAFQLAPDLRPTTWPDPERPQQIHLDLLVSDLDEAEKRALEIGAVKHEHQPDEGDDDFRVFLDPAGHPFCLCVS; translated from the coding sequence ATGAGTGGCATCGCGGAGTTCCGCACCGTCGTGCTCGACACGCCCGACCCCAAGGGCCTGGCCGAGTTCTACTCCAAGCTGCTGGGCTGGCCGATCACGTCGGTGGAGGACGACTGGGTGGTGATCAGTGACGGCGGCGCGCCCAAGCGCCTGGCCTTCCAGCTCGCCCCCGACCTGCGCCCCACCACCTGGCCCGATCCGGAGCGGCCGCAGCAGATCCACCTCGACCTGCTGGTGAGCGACCTGGACGAGGCCGAGAAGCGGGCGCTGGAGATCGGCGCGGTCAAGCACGAGCACCAGCCGGACGAGGGCGACGACGACTTCCGCGTCTTCCTCGATCCGGCCGGTCACCCGTTCTGCCTCTGCGTGAGCTGA
- a CDS encoding thioredoxin family protein has product MAVNSHMVPLGTPAPAFDLTAVSGGSVSLGDLKDSPATLVVFLSNHCPYVRHIEKALGALAAEYGARLSIVAICSNDAVNYPDDDPTHLAEQAARAGFGFPYLLDDTQEVAKAYRAACTPDFFLYDSGLRLAYRGEFDGSRPGNSVPVTGASLRAAIDAVLEGEPVPGEQRASLGCGIKWRPGNEPA; this is encoded by the coding sequence ATGGCCGTCAACTCGCACATGGTCCCGCTCGGCACCCCCGCGCCCGCCTTCGACCTGACCGCCGTCAGCGGCGGCAGCGTGTCCCTGGGAGACCTCAAGGACTCCCCCGCCACGCTCGTGGTCTTCCTGTCCAACCACTGCCCCTACGTCCGGCACATCGAAAAGGCTCTCGGCGCGCTGGCCGCCGAGTACGGCGCCCGGCTGTCGATCGTCGCGATCTGCAGCAACGACGCCGTGAACTACCCGGACGACGACCCGACACACCTGGCCGAGCAGGCCGCGCGGGCCGGCTTCGGCTTCCCGTACCTGCTGGACGACACGCAGGAGGTGGCCAAGGCGTACCGGGCCGCCTGCACGCCCGACTTCTTCCTGTACGACTCCGGGCTCCGCCTGGCCTACCGGGGCGAGTTCGACGGGTCGCGGCCCGGCAACTCCGTGCCGGTGACCGGCGCGTCGCTGCGGGCCGCGATCGACGCCGTGCTGGAGGGCGAGCCCGTGCCCGGGGAGCAGCGGGCCTCGCTCGGGTGCGGCATCAAGTGGAGGCCGGGCAACGAGCCCGCCTAG
- a CDS encoding beta-class carbonic anhydrase, which produces MSAFDDLYAANAEFAKDFAGSDLTGRAARGLAVVTCMDSRIDPLGLLGLKPGDAKILRNAGARVTDDVLRTLVLAVCLLGVERVLVMPHTDCGMTKATDADVHALAAQRGVDTRSLEFHTIADQQATLRHDLTRIRTSPFLPEGMPVAGAVYDVHSGRLAPADF; this is translated from the coding sequence ATGAGTGCGTTCGACGACCTGTATGCCGCCAACGCTGAGTTCGCGAAAGACTTCGCCGGCTCCGACCTCACCGGCCGCGCCGCCCGCGGCCTCGCCGTGGTCACCTGCATGGACTCCCGCATCGACCCCCTCGGCCTGCTCGGTCTCAAACCGGGCGACGCCAAGATCCTCCGCAACGCCGGCGCCCGCGTCACCGACGACGTGCTGCGCACCCTGGTGCTGGCCGTCTGCCTGCTCGGCGTCGAGCGGGTGCTCGTCATGCCCCACACCGACTGCGGCATGACCAAGGCCACCGACGCCGACGTGCACGCGCTCGCCGCCCAGCGCGGGGTCGACACCCGCAGCCTGGAGTTCCACACCATCGCCGACCAGCAGGCCACGCTCCGGCACGACCTGACGCGCATCAGGACGAGCCCGTTCCTGCCGGAGGGCATGCCGGTGGCGGGCGCGGTCTACGACGTGCACTCGGGCCGCCTCGCCCCGGCCGACTTCTGA
- a CDS encoding DNA gyrase/topoisomerase IV subunit B, whose protein sequence is MTLVEAGYTARHLSVLEGLEAVRKRPGMYIGSTDSRGLMHCLWEIVDNGVDEALAGFCDRIEVELHADGSIEVRDNGRGIPVDVEPKTGLAGVELVYTKLHAGGKFGGGSYAASGGLHGVGASVVNALSARLDVEVDRDGRVHEISFRRGVPGVFDGEGPTAKFRKKSGLRLGDKLPKNVTGTRVRFWADKQIFLPDAEVSLDEIHVRLRQTAFLVPGLTLVVYDSRHEERIEEEFRFEGGISEFAEFLARDEAVCDVLRLQGVGHFHETVPVLDDQGHMTPTEVQRELSVDVAIRWGKGYESTVRSFVNVIATPKGGTHLTGFERGLVRTVNEVLRETRLLKNGDDPVTKDDISEGLTGVVTVRVPEPQFEGQTKEVLGTSAATRIVSHVVSRELKEIFANPPRGYKQPLRAVLEKIVAAAKARIAAREHRDNQRRKSALESSALPAKLVDCRSEGVDRSELFIVEGDSALGTAKLARDSEFQALLPIRGKILNVQKASVSDMLKNAECAAIIQVVGAGSGRSFDIEAARYGKVILMADADVDGAHIRCLLLTLFYRYMRPMVEAGRVFAAVPPLHRIELTNPGRGKEKYIYCYSDAELQKVLRDLERRGRRWKDPVQRYKGLGEMDADQLAETTMDPRHRILRRVRIEDAEAAEHIFNLLMGSDVAPRREFLVTSAAEVDRDAIDA, encoded by the coding sequence GTGACGCTAGTGGAGGCGGGTTACACGGCTCGTCACCTGTCGGTGCTGGAGGGCCTGGAGGCGGTCCGCAAGCGCCCGGGCATGTACATCGGGTCCACCGACAGTCGCGGGTTGATGCACTGCCTCTGGGAGATCGTCGACAACGGCGTCGACGAGGCGCTGGCGGGCTTCTGCGACCGCATCGAGGTCGAGCTGCACGCCGACGGCTCCATCGAGGTGCGCGACAACGGCCGCGGCATCCCCGTGGACGTCGAGCCCAAGACCGGCCTGGCCGGCGTCGAGCTCGTCTACACCAAGCTGCACGCGGGCGGCAAGTTCGGCGGCGGCTCCTACGCCGCCTCCGGCGGCCTGCACGGCGTGGGCGCGTCGGTGGTCAACGCCCTGTCGGCGCGGCTCGACGTCGAGGTCGACCGCGACGGGCGGGTGCACGAGATCAGCTTCCGCCGCGGCGTCCCCGGCGTCTTCGACGGCGAGGGGCCCACGGCCAAGTTCCGCAAGAAGTCGGGCCTGCGCCTGGGCGACAAGCTCCCCAAGAACGTCACGGGCACCCGCGTCCGCTTCTGGGCCGACAAGCAGATCTTCCTGCCTGACGCCGAGGTCTCGCTCGACGAGATCCACGTGCGGCTGCGGCAGACCGCGTTCCTGGTGCCCGGCCTCACCCTGGTGGTCTACGACAGCAGGCACGAGGAGCGCATCGAGGAGGAGTTCCGCTTCGAGGGCGGCATCTCCGAGTTCGCCGAGTTCCTGGCCCGCGACGAGGCCGTCTGCGACGTGCTGCGGCTGCAGGGCGTCGGCCACTTCCACGAGACCGTCCCGGTCCTCGACGACCAGGGCCACATGACGCCCACCGAGGTCCAGCGCGAGCTGAGCGTCGACGTGGCGATCCGCTGGGGCAAGGGCTACGAGTCCACGGTGCGCTCGTTCGTCAACGTGATCGCCACCCCCAAGGGCGGCACCCACCTGACCGGCTTCGAGCGCGGCCTGGTCCGCACCGTCAACGAGGTGCTGCGCGAGACCCGGCTGCTGAAGAACGGCGACGACCCCGTCACCAAGGACGACATCTCCGAGGGCCTGACCGGCGTGGTCACGGTCCGGGTGCCCGAGCCGCAGTTCGAGGGCCAGACCAAGGAGGTGCTCGGCACCTCGGCGGCCACCCGCATCGTCTCCCACGTGGTCTCCCGCGAGCTGAAGGAGATCTTCGCCAACCCGCCGCGCGGCTACAAGCAGCCGCTGCGGGCCGTCCTGGAGAAGATCGTCGCCGCGGCCAAGGCCCGCATCGCGGCCCGCGAGCACCGCGACAACCAGCGCCGCAAGAGCGCGCTGGAGAGCTCCGCGCTGCCTGCCAAGCTGGTCGACTGCCGCAGCGAGGGCGTCGACCGCAGCGAGCTGTTCATCGTCGAGGGCGACTCCGCGCTGGGCACGGCCAAGCTGGCCCGCGACTCCGAGTTCCAGGCGCTGCTGCCGATCCGCGGCAAGATCCTCAACGTGCAGAAGGCGTCGGTGAGCGACATGCTCAAGAACGCCGAGTGCGCCGCCATCATCCAGGTCGTCGGGGCGGGCTCGGGCCGCTCGTTCGACATCGAGGCCGCCCGCTACGGCAAGGTCATCCTCATGGCCGACGCCGACGTCGACGGCGCCCACATCCGCTGCCTGCTGCTCACCCTCTTCTACCGCTACATGCGGCCGATGGTGGAGGCCGGGCGGGTCTTCGCCGCGGTGCCGCCGCTGCACCGCATCGAGCTGACCAACCCCGGGCGGGGCAAGGAGAAGTACATCTACTGCTACTCCGACGCCGAGCTGCAGAAGGTGCTGCGCGACCTGGAGCGGCGCGGCCGGCGTTGGAAGGACCCGGTGCAGCGCTACAAGGGCCTCGGTGAGATGGACGCCGACCAGCTCGCCGAGACCACGATGGACCCGCGCCACCGCATCCTGCGCCGGGTGCGGATCGAGGACGCCGAGGCGGCCGAGCACATCTTCAACCTGCTCATGGGCAGCGACGTCGCGCCGCGCCGGGAGTTCCTCGTCACCAGCGCGGCCGAGGTCGACCGCGACGCGATCGACGCCTGA
- a CDS encoding DUF7455 domain-containing protein, whose translation MTGALAPVKPLTALDRCDRCGAQAYIRATLPVGGELLFCAHHGRQHIAALRDKGADILDESARLSKTPTIAPNDER comes from the coding sequence GTGACTGGAGCTCTCGCCCCCGTTAAGCCGCTGACGGCCCTCGACCGCTGCGACCGCTGCGGCGCCCAGGCTTACATTCGCGCGACCCTGCCCGTGGGCGGGGAGCTGCTGTTCTGTGCCCACCACGGGCGTCAGCACATTGCGGCGCTGCGCGACAAGGGCGCCGACATCCTGGACGAGTCGGCTCGCCTCAGCAAGACCCCGACGATTGCCCCCAACGACGAACGCTGA
- a CDS encoding GNAT family N-acetyltransferase: MDFDLLVHEAWPAYEQRAHDGWILRYAGGVTKRANSVLPLGRPADLRAAIGAAEAFYGERGQRCVFSMGPGATPGLDEELERRGYERVDPTLVMAAPSLVPPGQAQRAGAEERAGAEEQAGAEEQAGAEGRVRIEDGPWAGWLDTWWSVDGRYESGLAHAARICAGVPAWYAAYEEDGETLAVGRAVPQGGTLGIYCMATRPEARRRGLARTILRALARHAGAGSAYLVVTAPNQAAQSLYRREGFEVTARYHYRVR, from the coding sequence GTGGATTTCGACCTGCTTGTCCATGAAGCGTGGCCGGCGTACGAACAGCGCGCGCACGACGGATGGATCCTGCGGTACGCGGGCGGGGTGACCAAGCGGGCCAACTCGGTGCTGCCCCTGGGCCGTCCCGCCGATCTGCGGGCCGCGATCGGGGCGGCCGAGGCGTTCTACGGCGAGCGCGGGCAGCGCTGCGTCTTCTCCATGGGGCCCGGCGCGACGCCCGGCCTGGACGAGGAGCTGGAACGCAGAGGGTACGAGCGGGTGGACCCGACGCTGGTGATGGCCGCCCCGTCGCTCGTGCCGCCCGGCCAGGCGCAGCGGGCCGGGGCCGAGGAGCGGGCCGGGGCCGAGGAGCAGGCCGGAGCCGAGGAGCAGGCCGGAGCCGAGGGGCGGGTCAGGATCGAGGACGGGCCGTGGGCCGGCTGGCTCGACACCTGGTGGTCGGTGGACGGCCGCTACGAGAGCGGCCTGGCGCACGCCGCCCGCATCTGCGCCGGCGTCCCCGCCTGGTACGCCGCCTACGAGGAGGACGGCGAGACGCTGGCCGTGGGCCGGGCGGTGCCCCAGGGCGGCACGCTCGGGATCTACTGCATGGCCACCCGCCCTGAGGCGCGGCGGCGCGGCCTGGCGCGGACGATCCTGCGGGCGCTCGCCCGCCACGCCGGCGCCGGCTCCGCCTACCTGGTGGTCACCGCCCCGAACCAGGCCGCGCAGTCGTTGTACCGGCGCGAGGGCTTCGAGGTCACGGCCCGCTACCACTACCGGGTCAGGTGA
- a CDS encoding YaaA family protein, which translates to MLILLPPSEGKAPEGSGPPVGELSFPALGRARKRVMSALVRASRRRDALDVLGLTPGLAGELAKNAELKTAGTLPAAELYTGVLYDNLGLGTLDGEARERAEASVLIFSGLWGVVRITDLIPPYRLSMGVNLPPLGGLAAFWRPVLAKALDPVPGLVVDLRSATYAGAWQPGERSVTVRVFRDGKVVSHMAKATRGEIARALLLHGAAPSAPDELAKLLADLGYTVELTPPPRPGRPWALDVHLTEDTPGPA; encoded by the coding sequence GTGTTGATACTGCTGCCCCCGTCGGAGGGGAAGGCGCCGGAGGGAAGCGGGCCGCCCGTCGGCGAGCTGTCCTTCCCGGCGCTCGGCCGGGCCCGCAAGCGGGTGATGAGCGCGCTCGTCCGGGCCTCCAGGCGCCGCGACGCTCTCGACGTGCTCGGGCTGACGCCCGGCCTGGCCGGCGAGCTGGCCAAGAATGCGGAGCTGAAGACCGCCGGCACGCTGCCCGCCGCCGAGCTCTACACCGGTGTCCTGTACGACAACCTGGGGCTCGGCACGCTGGACGGCGAGGCGCGCGAGCGGGCCGAGGCGTCGGTGCTGATCTTCTCGGGGCTGTGGGGCGTGGTGCGGATCACCGACCTGATCCCGCCGTACCGGCTGTCGATGGGCGTCAACCTGCCGCCGCTCGGCGGGCTCGCCGCCTTCTGGCGGCCGGTGCTCGCCAAGGCGCTCGACCCCGTGCCGGGGCTGGTGGTGGACCTGCGCTCGGCCACGTACGCGGGGGCGTGGCAGCCGGGCGAGCGGTCGGTGACGGTGCGGGTCTTCCGGGACGGCAAGGTGGTCAGCCACATGGCCAAGGCGACCCGGGGTGAGATCGCCCGCGCCCTGCTGCTGCACGGGGCGGCTCCGTCCGCGCCGGACGAGCTGGCCAAGCTGCTGGCCGACCTCGGCTACACCGTCGAGCTCACTCCCCCGCCCCGTCCCGGCCGCCCGTGGGCCCTGGACGTCCACCTGACGGAGGACACCCCGGGCCCCGCCTGA
- a CDS encoding RNA polymerase sigma factor — translation MSPASSTRSKPQELNEPVIQRLLERGRSQGFLESEDVRQAFEEADIPMSHAAAFLRNLSKEGVTVVVTAADSAAPKKSRGPAKRRTAAPVKTKTAAAAKEQQPETVTAVVGAVEAEPAAKKAAPAKKAAPAAKKAAAPAAAKKAEPKIAAGPADTTKPKAPDAPRGESDDDEDLELDGDVELEDLEDIDVEDIVEEESDAEGESEDGDDDDTEEPKPAEIAAAQKTEDEVLILSDDDDDAPVAQVAAAGATADPVKDYLKQIGKVPLLNAEQEVELAKRIEAGLFAEEQLGSGEADGLPVDVRAELEWIAEDGRRAKNHLLEANLRLVVSLAKRYTGRGMLFLDLIQEGNLGLIRAVEKFDYTKGYKFSTYATWWIRQAITRAMADQARTIRIPVHMVEVINKLARVQRQMLQDLGREPTPEELARELDMTPEKVVEVQKYGREPISLHTPLGEEGDSEFGDLIEDSEAIVPADAVSFTLLQEQLHSVLDTLSEREAGVVSMRFGLTDGQPKTLDEIGKVYGVTRERIRQIESKTMSKLRHPSRSQVLRDYLD, via the coding sequence GTGTCGCCTGCAAGTTCGACTCGCTCGAAGCCACAAGAGCTGAACGAGCCCGTCATTCAGCGACTGCTCGAGCGTGGGCGCTCGCAGGGTTTCCTCGAGTCTGAGGATGTCCGTCAGGCCTTCGAGGAGGCGGACATCCCCATGTCGCACGCCGCCGCGTTCTTGCGGAACCTCAGCAAAGAGGGCGTGACCGTGGTGGTGACCGCCGCGGATTCGGCTGCGCCTAAGAAGTCTCGTGGTCCAGCAAAGCGCCGCACCGCCGCCCCCGTCAAGACCAAGACGGCGGCGGCCGCCAAAGAGCAGCAGCCCGAGACCGTGACCGCGGTCGTCGGGGCCGTCGAAGCCGAGCCGGCCGCCAAGAAGGCGGCCCCCGCGAAGAAGGCCGCCCCGGCGGCCAAGAAGGCCGCGGCTCCCGCCGCCGCCAAGAAGGCCGAGCCGAAGATCGCCGCTGGGCCTGCCGACACCACCAAGCCGAAGGCGCCCGACGCCCCGCGGGGCGAGTCGGACGACGACGAGGACCTCGAGCTCGACGGCGACGTGGAGCTGGAGGACCTCGAGGACATCGACGTCGAGGACATCGTCGAGGAGGAGTCCGACGCCGAGGGCGAGAGCGAGGACGGCGACGACGACGACACCGAGGAGCCCAAGCCCGCCGAGATCGCCGCGGCGCAGAAGACCGAGGACGAGGTCCTCATCCTCTCCGACGACGACGACGACGCCCCGGTCGCGCAGGTCGCCGCCGCCGGCGCCACCGCCGACCCGGTCAAGGACTACCTCAAGCAGATCGGCAAGGTCCCCCTGCTCAACGCCGAGCAGGAGGTCGAGCTGGCCAAGCGCATCGAGGCGGGCCTGTTCGCCGAGGAGCAGCTGGGCAGCGGCGAGGCCGACGGCCTGCCGGTCGACGTCCGGGCCGAGCTGGAGTGGATCGCCGAGGACGGCCGCCGCGCCAAGAACCACCTGCTGGAGGCCAACCTCCGGCTCGTGGTCTCGCTGGCCAAGCGCTACACCGGCCGCGGCATGCTCTTCCTCGACCTGATCCAGGAGGGCAACCTCGGCCTGATCCGCGCGGTCGAGAAGTTCGACTACACCAAGGGCTACAAGTTCTCCACCTACGCCACGTGGTGGATCCGGCAGGCGATCACGCGCGCCATGGCCGACCAGGCGCGGACCATCCGCATCCCGGTCCACATGGTCGAAGTGATCAACAAGCTGGCCCGTGTCCAGCGGCAGATGCTGCAGGACCTCGGCCGCGAGCCCACGCCGGAAGAGCTCGCCCGCGAGCTGGACATGACGCCCGAGAAGGTCGTCGAGGTCCAGAAGTACGGGCGTGAGCCCATCTCCCTCCACACGCCGCTGGGCGAGGAGGGCGACAGCGAGTTCGGCGACCTCATCGAGGACTCCGAGGCCATCGTGCCGGCCGACGCCGTCAGCTTCACGCTGCTCCAGGAGCAGTTGCACTCCGTTCTCGACACGTTGTCGGAGCGGGAGGCGGGCGTCGTGTCGATGCGCTTCGGTCTCACCGACGGGCAGCCGAAGACGCTGGACGAGATCGGCAAGGTGTACGGGGTCACCCGTGAGCGCATCCGCCAGATCGAGTCCAAGACCATGTCCAAGCTGCGCCACCCGTCCAGGTCCCAGGTCCTGCGCGACTACCTCGACTGA